Proteins from a single region of Paramormyrops kingsleyae isolate MSU_618 chromosome 9, PKINGS_0.4, whole genome shotgun sequence:
- the LOC140592528 gene encoding uncharacterized protein, with translation MSDDAGKKRRKIRQMMDARTEKEGTPAKKPKPSCKYRDQWDNKFIFLKKSRVGDSHAFCKICNCDFSIAHGGRNDICQHDKSAKHKRGLEAQKHAQAMSAFVTRNATEADQVTSAEVKMAMLCAKNNIPFSFHDDFNKCVADMFPDSAIARKYSTGKTKATQLIKGAIAAELEDELAKTYRSQPFSLICDESNNSKTDKEFVILTRLYDEATLQVATRFLEMPTCNVGNAENLYGKLSEALRKRGILWDNLIAFNSDNASVMKGQHNSVISRLKTSQPHIQDLGCICHLVQLATGYGIRAAQVPVEDILVGIYTHFDKSAKRCEVYKEFVDFTDSDHLKLLRYCSTRWLSLLTCIQRVLNQWDALQAYFNSHEEVERSVKVRDLASHLRDPIMKTYFLFLSAALKPLSEFNIAFQVGVNDIE, from the exons ATGAGTGACGACGcggggaaaaaaagaagaaaaatcagACAGATGATGGACGCCAGGACAGAGAAGGAAGGCACTCCTGCCAAAAAACCAAAACCCTCGTGTAAATACCGCGATCAATGggacaacaaatttatttttctgaAGAAGAGCAGGGTGGGGGACAGTCACGCGTTTTGCAAGATTTGTAACTGCGACTTTAGCATCGCACACGGGGGAAGGAATGATATATGCCAGCACGACAAATCTGCCAAGCACAAGCGCGGGCTAGAGGCACAAAAACATGCCCAGGCGATGTCAGCATTCGTGACGAGAAATGCCACTGAGGCAGACCAGGTCACAAGTGCAGAGGtaaaaatggcaatgctgtgtgccaaaaacaacatTCCTTTCTCCTTCCATGATGACTTCAACAAGTGCGTAGCTGACATGTTCCCGGACTCTGCTATTGCACGAAAATACTCAACGGGAAAAACGAAGGCTACTCAACTCATCAAAG GTGCTATAGCAGCAGAACTAGAGGATGAGTTGGCCAAAACATACCGATCTCAGCCCTTTTCACTGATATGTGACGAATCAAACAACAGCAAAACAGACAAAGAATTCGTCATCCTGACTAGACTCTACGATGAGGCCACTCTGCAGGTCGCTACAAGATTCCTGGAGATGCCTACATGCAATGTAGGAAATGCAGAAAATCTGTATGGAAAGCTGAGTGAAGCATTAAG AAAAAGAGGCATCCTATGGGATAATCTGATTGCCTTTAACTCTGATAATGCGAGTGTTATGAAAGGCCAACATAACTCGGTCATCAGCAGACTGAAGACCAGCCAGCCCCACATCCAGGACCTTGGCTGCATCTGCCACCTGGTACAGCTGGCCACTGGCTATGGCATCAGAGCAGCCCAGGTACCGGTGGAAGACATCCTGGTGGGGATATACACCCACTTTGATAAAAG TGCAAAAAGATGTGAAGTCTACAAAGAGTTTGTAGACTTCACTGATTCAGACCACCTGAAGCTCCTCAGGTACTGCAGCACAAGATGGCTAAGTCTGTTAACCTGCATCCAGAGGGTGCTGAACCAGTGGGATGCACTACAG GCCTACTTTAACAGTCATGAGGAAGTAGAGAGGAGTGTTAAAGTGCGTGATCTGGCAAGCCATCTGCGTGATCCAATCATGAAGACCTACTTCCTGTTCCTGAGTGCTGCCCTTAAGCCTTTATCTGAATTTAACATTGCCTTCCAGGTGGGTGTCAATGATATTGAATGA